The following are encoded together in the Candidatus Dormiibacterota bacterium genome:
- a CDS encoding anti-sigma factor, whose protein sequence is MKPSLPPYARRPVWPAYLVAAVCFALAIVSTLNNLSLTSQLRQVQAQIERSSQRSTMLARTLAVERTALADLESPQAQRYGSANGQIVASNDRLYLLLRNLPMPPHGRVYQAWTQQRGARAMTPSVRFIPDPHGITVVALDQADATHTSVVAVSVEPDSGSKAPTSALVLDVTLGE, encoded by the coding sequence GTGAAGCCTTCCCTGCCTCCCTACGCGCGGCGACCGGTGTGGCCGGCGTACCTCGTGGCGGCTGTGTGTTTTGCGCTGGCAATCGTGTCGACGTTGAACAATCTCTCGCTCACCTCGCAACTCCGCCAGGTGCAAGCGCAGATCGAGCGATCCAGTCAGCGCTCGACGATGCTCGCGCGAACGCTTGCCGTCGAGCGCACCGCGCTTGCCGACCTGGAGAGTCCGCAAGCGCAGCGATACGGATCCGCGAACGGGCAGATCGTCGCGAGCAACGATCGCCTCTACCTCCTGCTGCGCAACCTTCCCATGCCGCCGCACGGGAGAGTCTATCAGGCGTGGACGCAGCAGCGAGGCGCGCGCGCGATGACGCCCTCCGTGAGATTCATCCCCGATCCTCACGGCATTACGGTGGTCGCGCTCGACCAAGCCGACGCAACGCATACGAGCGTGGTCGCGGTCAGCGTCGAGCCTGACTCCGGAAGCAAGGCGCCGACGAGCGCGCTCGTTCTCGACGTCACGCTTGGAGAGTGA
- a CDS encoding GNAT family N-acetyltransferase, which translates to MESEEPHVVTCAQRLSAATVSQAVAYLDRSPYENVFLTYIALEGGPLQRDVRIVWDGDDRVCGVGFFGRHVVLAGEDAALPALAEAAAGLNENAVVGPQRTVNAYWQLIRSRHAPARLVRERQPVMAVDAQSLRGANGAVSIRRARESEWAVIAENSAAMISGEIEADARLEMPQFGAGIRHMIRLGLWWVGECREGLCFFCNVGAWSPQTAQLQGIWTPPRFRRRGIATAALGAICRTLLCMVPSLSLYVNDFNAPAIALYRGIGFREVGALQTMFF; encoded by the coding sequence TTGGAGAGTGAGGAGCCGCACGTGGTGACCTGCGCGCAACGGCTCTCGGCCGCAACCGTTTCGCAAGCCGTGGCCTATCTCGACCGCTCGCCGTACGAAAACGTCTTTCTCACCTACATCGCGCTCGAGGGCGGGCCGCTGCAGCGCGACGTTCGCATCGTCTGGGACGGAGACGACCGCGTCTGCGGCGTCGGCTTCTTCGGGCGTCATGTGGTTCTTGCAGGCGAAGACGCCGCGCTGCCGGCACTCGCCGAGGCTGCGGCCGGATTGAACGAGAATGCCGTCGTTGGACCGCAGCGGACCGTGAACGCGTATTGGCAGCTCATTCGCAGCCGGCACGCACCCGCGCGACTCGTGCGCGAGCGCCAACCCGTGATGGCCGTCGACGCGCAGTCGCTGCGCGGCGCGAACGGCGCAGTCTCCATACGGCGCGCGCGCGAAAGCGAATGGGCCGTCATAGCCGAGAACTCGGCAGCGATGATCTCCGGCGAGATCGAGGCGGACGCGCGACTCGAGATGCCGCAGTTCGGCGCGGGAATCAGGCATATGATTCGCCTCGGCCTGTGGTGGGTCGGCGAATGCCGCGAGGGGCTCTGCTTCTTCTGCAACGTCGGCGCATGGAGCCCGCAGACCGCGCAGCTTCAAGGAATCTGGACGCCGCCGCGATTTCGCCGACGCGGCATCGCGACCGCCGCGCTCGGAGCGATCTGCCGCACGTTGCTCTGCATGGTTCCCTCGCTCTCGCTGTACGTCAACGACTTCAACGCGCCGGCAATCGCGCTCTATCGCGGCATCGGCTTTCGCGAGGTCGGCGCGCTGCAGACCATGTTCTTCTGA
- a CDS encoding GMC family oxidoreductase, with protein sequence MSANPFASAAARGWHIVDASRLDRDLTLEADVAIVGTGAGGATAADVLSAQGLRVVMLEEGPLRTSRDFHMLEREAYPQLYQESAGRRTKDKGITILQGRSVGGSTTVNWTASFRTPATTLAYWRSAYGLQQYTPETLAPWFARMEQRLSIAPWALPPNENNAVLRRGAAAVGVATGVVPRNVKACRNLGYCGLGCPVDAKQSMLVTTIPAALERGATLISRVRADRFAHAGGVVTMLECSALDASGLRPGAHRVRVTAHTFVCAAGAIGSPALLLRSGVPDPNRVLGKRTFLHPTLVSAADMPETVDAFAGAPQSVYSDHYLQMPLDGPIGFKLEVPPVHPVLMATTLPGFGTVHAGMTAQMRHTQVQIALLRDGFHPESPGGSVSLRGDGSPVLDYPITAYLWEGARRALHAMAEIQFAAGARTVFPLHESARQYGSLREARDAIDALPMEILRTRVVSAHVMGGCGMSGDPAAGVVDPFGRHHQMSNLYVFDGSVFPTSLGTNPQLSIYGITARNASRLADLLNAGC encoded by the coding sequence ATGAGCGCGAACCCCTTTGCGAGCGCGGCGGCGCGTGGCTGGCACATCGTGGACGCGTCGCGGCTCGATCGCGATCTCACTCTGGAAGCCGACGTCGCGATCGTCGGTACCGGAGCCGGCGGCGCAACGGCGGCGGACGTTCTCAGCGCGCAGGGCCTGCGCGTCGTCATGCTCGAGGAAGGCCCGCTGCGTACGTCGCGGGACTTCCACATGCTCGAGCGCGAGGCGTACCCGCAGCTCTATCAAGAGTCCGCCGGCCGCCGAACGAAAGACAAGGGCATCACGATCCTTCAAGGCCGTAGCGTCGGGGGCTCGACGACCGTGAACTGGACGGCGAGCTTCAGAACCCCGGCGACGACGCTTGCGTATTGGCGCAGCGCGTACGGCTTGCAGCAGTATACGCCCGAGACCCTCGCGCCATGGTTCGCCCGCATGGAGCAGCGTCTCTCGATCGCTCCGTGGGCGTTGCCGCCGAACGAAAACAACGCCGTTCTCCGTCGCGGTGCCGCAGCCGTCGGGGTCGCCACGGGTGTCGTCCCGCGCAACGTAAAGGCGTGTCGTAACCTCGGATACTGCGGCCTGGGCTGCCCGGTCGATGCGAAGCAGTCGATGCTCGTCACCACGATACCCGCTGCGCTCGAGCGCGGAGCGACGCTGATCTCTCGCGTACGCGCCGATCGGTTCGCGCATGCCGGAGGCGTCGTCACGATGCTCGAATGCAGCGCGCTCGACGCGAGCGGCCTTCGTCCAGGAGCCCATCGGGTTCGCGTGACGGCGCACACGTTCGTTTGCGCCGCGGGTGCGATCGGCTCGCCGGCGCTGCTCCTGCGTAGCGGCGTGCCCGACCCCAACCGCGTGCTCGGCAAGCGCACTTTCCTGCATCCGACGCTCGTTTCGGCAGCCGACATGCCCGAGACGGTCGACGCCTTCGCCGGCGCGCCGCAGTCGGTGTACAGTGATCACTATCTGCAGATGCCGCTGGACGGGCCGATCGGCTTCAAGCTCGAGGTGCCGCCGGTCCATCCGGTATTGATGGCGACCACGCTGCCGGGCTTCGGCACCGTGCATGCCGGCATGACGGCGCAGATGCGCCACACGCAGGTCCAGATCGCGCTCTTACGCGATGGCTTTCATCCCGAAAGTCCCGGCGGAAGCGTCTCCCTGCGCGGGGACGGCAGCCCCGTGCTCGACTACCCGATCACGGCATACCTTTGGGAGGGCGCGCGCCGCGCGCTGCACGCCATGGCAGAGATCCAGTTCGCCGCAGGCGCGCGCACCGTTTTCCCGCTGCACGAATCGGCACGTCAATACGGATCGTTGCGCGAGGCGCGCGACGCGATCGACGCGCTCCCGATGGAGATTCTGCGCACGCGCGTCGTGAGCGCCCACGTCATGGGCGGCTGCGGCATGAGCGGCGATCCCGCGGCGGGCGTCGTCGATCCGTTCGGCCGGCACCACCAGATGAGCAATCTCTACGTCTTCGACGGCAGCGTCTTTCCGACGAGCCTCGGTACGAATCCGCAGCTTTCCATCTACGGCATCACGGCGCGCAATGCGAGCCGGCTTGCCGATCTCCTCAATGCCGGCTGCTGA